From the Amblyraja radiata isolate CabotCenter1 chromosome 26, sAmbRad1.1.pri, whole genome shotgun sequence genome, one window contains:
- the luc7l3 gene encoding luc7-like protein 3: MLSNAQLLDELMGRDRNLAPDEKRQNVRWDDDSVCKYFLCGFCPAELFTNTRSDLGPCEKIHDDNLRKYYEKSSRFMKVGYEKDFLRYLQNLMADVERRIRRGHARLALSQTAATTGTPTGGPVSKNEEKGQVLTEKIEELLEQIEELGSEGKVEEAQGMMKLVEQLKDERELLRSASSTIESFAAQEKQMEVCEVCGAFLIVGDAQSRVDDHLMGKQHMGYAKIKATVEELKVVRKKTDEPERDDKLKREREEREIEREREREEREKKRRREEEEEKEKEKEKEKEKEARRRRSHSRNRHSHSSRASERRRSRSRDRKRSRSKDREKKRSRGDDRRSRERSERSRDRSERKHRSRSRDHRRSPSRETKSHKHRSRSRERERRSKDKERRDSDEVRKSSRKSSQTDREGAVTRAESMEVDISKSEVNGREEDLKSEGDTQSN, translated from the exons GTGTGTAAATACTTCCTCTGTGGATTCTGTCCAGCCGAGTTATTTACTAATACACGCTCCGATCTGG GTCCTTGTGAGAAAATTCACGATGACAACCTGCGGAAGTA ttacGAGAAGAGCTCGCGATTCATGAAGGTGGGCTATGAGAAGGATTTCCTGCGCTACCTCCAGAACCTGATGGCGGACGTGGAGAGAAGGATCCGTCGTGGGCACGCCCGGCTCGCTCTGTCCCAGACTGCCGCCACCACCGGGACCCCG ACTGGAGGTCCTGTGAGTAAAAATGAAGAAAAGGGTCAGGTCCTGACAGAGAAGATAGAggagctgttggagcag ATTGAGGAGTTGGGTTCCGAGGGCAAGGTGGAGGAAGCGCAGGGGATGATGAAGCTGGTGGAGCAGCTGAAGGATGAGCGTGAGCTGCTGCGTTCTGCCAGCTCG ACCATCGAGAGTTTTGCGGCGCAGGAGAAGCAGATGGAAGTGTGCGAGGTGTGTGGTGCCTTTCTCATCGTGGGTGATGCCCAGTCCAGGGTCGACGATCACTTAATGGGGAAGCAGCACATGGGATATGCCAAGATCAAAGCCACAGTGGAAGAACTGAAG GTGGTTCGGAAGAAAACCGATGAACCAGAACGTGATGACAAATTAAAACGGGAGAGGGAAGAGCGGGAGATCGAGCGGGAACGAGAGCGCGAGGAGCGGGAGAAGAAGCGTcgtcgggaggaggaggaggagaaagagaaggagaaggagaaggagaaggagaaggaggcgcGACGCCGGAGGAGCCACTCACGGAACCGGCATTCCCACTCCAGCCGCGCGTCCGAGAGGAGGCGTAGCCGCTCGCGAGACCGCAAGCGTTCCCGCAGCAAAGACCGGGAGAAGAAACGTAGCAG GGGAGATGACCGGCGAAGCAGGGAGAGATCGGAGAGGAGCAGAGACCGGTCAGAGCGCAAACACAGGTCCCGGAGCAGAGATCACCGCAGGTCACCCAGTCGGGAAACCAAGTCTCATAAACACAGAAGCCGGAGCAGAGAGAGGGAGCGGAGGTCAAAGGACAAAG AGAGGAGAGACTCTGATGAGGTGAGGAAGAGCAGCCGCAAGTCGAGTCAGACGGACAGAGAGGGTGCAGTGACCCGGGCAGAGTCCATGGAGGTGGATATTTCCAAAAGCGAGGTCAATGGCAGAGAGGAAGACCTAAAATCTGAAGGTGACACTCAGTCCAATTAA